A genomic stretch from Candidatus Nezhaarchaeota archaeon includes:
- the pyrE gene encoding orotate phosphoribosyltransferase, translating into MLYEAQALLFGSFKLTSGLDSPYYIDMRVIPSHPQMFDRLCDIYCRVIAEEVEGFDRVAGVPTAGVPFATLVAYKLKKPLIYVRKQQKLHGQLKMVEGVLSPGDRVLLVDDLVSTGDSALKTIKAVREAGGEVKDVVVLVDREQGAEPLLAKEGVRLHALVKVTEAARILRAKGLLERDKYEVIVSYVRGGSLAPRLSH; encoded by the coding sequence ATCCTATACGAGGCCCAGGCCCTCCTCTTCGGCTCCTTTAAGCTAACTTCTGGGCTAGACAGCCCCTACTACATAGACATGAGGGTTATTCCAAGCCACCCGCAGATGTTCGACAGGCTCTGCGACATATACTGTAGAGTGATAGCGGAAGAGGTGGAGGGCTTCGATAGAGTAGCCGGGGTCCCTACCGCGGGAGTGCCCTTTGCTACCTTAGTGGCTTACAAGCTCAAGAAGCCCCTGATCTACGTTAGGAAGCAGCAGAAGCTACACGGCCAGCTAAAGATGGTTGAGGGCGTACTAAGCCCAGGGGACAGAGTGTTGCTAGTGGACGACCTAGTGTCCACGGGCGACAGCGCCCTTAAGACCATTAAGGCCGTTAGGGAGGCCGGGGGGGAAGTTAAGGACGTGGTCGTCCTAGTCGATAGGGAGCAGGGGGCTGAGCCGCTCCTAGCTAAAGAGGGGGTTAGGCTGCACGCCCTAGTGAAGGTCACTGAGGCGGCTAGGATACTACGCGCTAAGGGCCTCCTGGAGAGAGATAAGTACGAGGTAATAGTGAGCTACGTCAGGGGGGGCTCCCTTGCCCCTCGACTTAGTCATTAA